A genomic window from Treponema maltophilum ATCC 51939 includes:
- a CDS encoding ABC transporter ATP-binding protein, whose protein sequence is MEKKPVIEFRNFSFQYFAQAKPTLTDINLTIYEGEKVLIVGASGSGKSTLGSCINGLIPFSYKGKIDGSLKVCGEETSSLDVFKLSKKVGTVLQDSDGQFIGLSVGEDIAFALENECVGQDEMRPLVKQTAALVGMDSFLTSSPYELSGGQKQRVSFAGVMVNDVSVLLFDEPLANLDPKTGQTAIELIDDIHQKYRKTVIIIEHRIEDVLHRPVDRVIVVNDGKIAADMSADALMASGVLPTFGIREPLYVTALRCAGIPVTEKLHAGRIETLDVKAVRKALIDWDKSLPEKKPQARGKEVLTAQDVGFAYTPRSAKVLEHINFSVYEGEMLSLVGTNGAGKSTLAKLITGIVRESEGRFLFNGQDMADMTIRERSRHIGFVMQNPNQMLCKPMIYDEVALGLRLNGVPENEIKDRVNHACSICGIAPFISWPVSALSFGQKKRVTIASVLAMQPRIIILDEPTAGQDYRHYCEIMEFLVSLNKSGVTIILITHDMHLMLEYTARSLVLHAGNLLSDSDSVHALTDTAIAEKASLKVTSLYTLAEKAGSDDSHRFVQNFIDYEREVLREGKTV, encoded by the coding sequence ATGGAAAAGAAACCCGTTATCGAATTCCGCAATTTTTCTTTTCAGTATTTTGCGCAGGCAAAGCCCACATTAACCGATATAAATCTCACGATTTATGAAGGCGAAAAAGTGCTGATTGTCGGCGCAAGCGGCAGCGGTAAAAGCACTTTGGGCAGCTGCATCAACGGCCTGATTCCGTTTTCATACAAAGGAAAAATCGACGGAAGTTTAAAAGTGTGCGGCGAAGAAACGTCTTCGCTCGACGTATTCAAGCTGTCCAAAAAAGTCGGTACCGTTTTGCAGGATTCCGACGGTCAGTTTATCGGATTGAGCGTGGGCGAAGATATTGCGTTTGCGCTCGAAAACGAATGCGTCGGTCAGGATGAAATGCGGCCGCTCGTAAAGCAAACCGCAGCTCTTGTCGGCATGGATTCTTTTTTAACCTCGTCGCCGTACGAACTTTCGGGCGGTCAAAAGCAGCGTGTTTCTTTTGCCGGCGTTATGGTGAACGACGTGAGCGTGCTCCTGTTTGACGAACCGCTTGCAAACCTTGATCCGAAAACCGGTCAAACGGCGATCGAATTGATCGATGACATTCATCAAAAATACCGCAAAACGGTTATCATTATCGAACACCGTATTGAAGACGTGCTGCACCGTCCGGTAGACCGCGTTATCGTCGTCAACGACGGAAAAATAGCAGCCGATATGAGCGCCGATGCTCTTATGGCTTCGGGCGTTTTGCCTACGTTCGGCATCCGCGAGCCGCTGTATGTAACGGCTTTGCGCTGCGCGGGTATTCCCGTTACGGAAAAGCTGCATGCCGGCAGAATCGAAACGCTCGACGTTAAAGCCGTCCGCAAAGCGCTTATCGATTGGGATAAAAGTTTGCCCGAGAAAAAGCCCCAAGCGCGCGGTAAAGAAGTTTTAACCGCGCAGGACGTCGGCTTTGCATATACGCCGCGCAGCGCCAAGGTACTCGAACATATAAACTTCAGCGTTTACGAAGGCGAAATGCTCAGTTTGGTCGGCACGAACGGCGCGGGAAAAAGCACGCTCGCCAAACTGATTACCGGCATCGTGCGTGAAAGCGAAGGGCGCTTTCTTTTTAACGGACAGGATATGGCGGATATGACCATCCGCGAACGCAGCCGGCACATCGGCTTTGTTATGCAAAACCCGAACCAAATGCTGTGCAAGCCGATGATTTACGATGAGGTCGCGCTCGGCCTGCGCCTGAACGGCGTTCCCGAAAACGAAATAAAAGACCGGGTCAATCACGCCTGTTCGATTTGCGGCATCGCGCCGTTTATAAGCTGGCCCGTATCCGCGCTCAGTTTCGGACAAAAAAAGCGCGTAACCATAGCGTCGGTTTTAGCTATGCAGCCTCGTATCATCATCCTTGACGAGCCGACGGCCGGGCAGGATTACCGCCATTATTGCGAAATTATGGAATTCCTCGTGTCGCTCAATAAAAGCGGCGTTACGATTATTCTTATTACGCACGATATGCACCTTATGCTCGAATATACGGCGCGTTCGCTGGTGCTCCATGCGGGAAATCTTCTTTCGGATTCGGATTCGGTGCATGCGCTGACCGACACGGCTATTGCGGAAAAGGCGAGTTTGAAGGTTACTTCATTATATACGCTTGCCGAAAAAGCCGGTTCGGACGACAGTCATCGATTCGTACAGAACTTTATAGATTACGAGCGGGAGGTTTTGCGTGAAGGCAAAACTGTTTGA
- a CDS encoding sugar ABC transporter ATP-binding protein, protein MCEYAVEAKKINIGFDGVRVLHDLDFSVKKSEIHALVGTNGAGKSTLMKIINGVYKKDSGDIFIFGKKADYETPEGARRAGIAMVFQDLSLIPTLTVSENIFLQTNPYRKGVFIDDKKNGKKAAELLEKIGVHGEVSPNERVEQLSIGKQQIVEIAKALSYNPKVLILDEPTASLSKPEIEKLFAVMNTLKSQGISIIYITHYLQDIFKVCDSITLLRDGKTLFRKNTDELDLQFLIDSMSGGESRSFSWNREKIDRTQPALFEAKNISTAHIKDISLKLYPREVAGIAGLLGSGRSELLQSLFGIDKVQTGKILIQGKPVSLDSPADAIEHGISLVPENRREQGLVLDFPVSENVVLSIVNRLKKFFVIDKQKSNKIVRHYIRSLNVKTQGPEQLVRYLSGGNQQKVVVAKCLASNSKVLLLDDPTFGVDIQAKREIMKIIHDFAAKGNAVLFVSSEFNEIASFCDSVYIMKKGRITEVLSEKVTEEELLRKVQ, encoded by the coding sequence ATGTGTGAATACGCTGTAGAAGCGAAAAAAATAAACATCGGGTTCGACGGAGTCCGCGTGCTTCACGATTTGGACTTCAGCGTGAAAAAATCCGAAATCCACGCGCTGGTCGGAACAAACGGCGCCGGGAAATCGACCCTTATGAAAATCATAAACGGAGTGTATAAAAAAGATTCCGGCGACATTTTTATTTTCGGTAAAAAAGCGGATTATGAAACGCCGGAAGGCGCACGCCGGGCCGGGATCGCAATGGTTTTTCAAGACCTGAGCCTTATACCGACTCTGACGGTCAGTGAAAATATTTTTTTGCAAACAAATCCCTACCGTAAAGGCGTGTTTATTGACGACAAAAAAAACGGGAAAAAAGCTGCCGAACTGCTGGAAAAAATCGGCGTGCACGGCGAAGTGTCACCGAACGAACGGGTCGAACAATTGAGCATCGGAAAACAGCAAATAGTGGAAATTGCAAAAGCGTTATCATATAATCCGAAAGTTCTTATATTGGATGAGCCGACGGCATCCCTTTCCAAACCGGAAATCGAAAAACTGTTCGCCGTTATGAACACGCTTAAATCCCAAGGTATATCGATAATATATATTACTCACTATCTTCAGGATATTTTTAAAGTGTGCGACAGTATCACGCTGCTTCGCGACGGAAAAACTTTATTCAGAAAAAATACCGATGAATTGGATTTGCAGTTTTTAATAGATTCAATGAGCGGAGGCGAAAGTCGGTCTTTTTCGTGGAACAGAGAAAAAATTGACAGAACGCAGCCGGCTCTTTTTGAAGCAAAGAATATTTCGACGGCACATATCAAAGACATATCGCTGAAACTGTACCCGAGAGAAGTTGCCGGAATTGCCGGCCTGTTGGGCAGCGGCAGATCGGAACTTCTGCAAAGTTTATTCGGTATAGATAAAGTGCAAACAGGAAAAATCCTTATACAGGGAAAACCGGTTTCGCTCGATTCACCTGCGGATGCCATAGAACACGGGATTTCGTTGGTTCCCGAAAACAGAAGGGAGCAAGGCCTTGTTTTGGATTTTCCCGTTTCGGAAAACGTTGTTCTTTCGATAGTCAACCGTTTAAAAAAGTTTTTCGTCATCGATAAACAAAAATCGAATAAAATCGTCCGGCATTATATACGATCGCTCAATGTAAAGACGCAAGGGCCGGAACAGCTTGTGCGTTATTTATCGGGGGGAAACCAGCAAAAAGTGGTCGTGGCAAAATGTCTGGCAAGCAATTCCAAAGTTTTGCTTTTAGATGATCCGACCTTCGGGGTCGACATTCAGGCAAAACGCGAGATAATGAAGATAATCCATGATTTTGCGGCAAAAGGCAATGCGGTGCTTTTTGTTTCCTCGGAATTTAATGAAATCGCAAGTTTTTGCGATTCCGTTTATATAATGAAAAAAGGACGCATTACGGAAGTCTTGTCGGAAAAGGTTACCGAAGAAGAACTTCTTCGCAAAGTGCAATAA
- a CDS encoding ATP-dependent Clp protease proteolytic subunit, with translation MDMRRLKNDRDDDNEDITEKKDAGEGADVLAARFLKTRQILLTGEIDKSLSEKIIRQLLILEASGNKPVYMFIDSPGGDADAGYGIFDMIRFIDAPVYTVGMGLVASAAALVLLAAPKERRIALPNSHFLIHQPLSGIKGVATEIEIHAKELEKMRERINKLISEETGKPLAQVAKDTDRDCWLNANEALDYGLISKIVFSRKDLKK, from the coding sequence ATGGATATGCGCCGTTTAAAAAACGACAGAGATGACGACAACGAAGACATAACGGAAAAAAAAGATGCAGGCGAAGGCGCGGATGTACTTGCCGCCCGCTTTTTAAAAACCCGTCAAATACTGCTGACCGGTGAAATAGATAAATCGCTTTCGGAAAAAATAATCCGCCAGCTTTTGATTTTGGAAGCTTCCGGCAATAAACCCGTTTATATGTTTATCGATTCTCCCGGAGGAGATGCGGATGCCGGTTACGGTATTTTCGATATGATCCGTTTTATCGACGCGCCCGTATACACGGTCGGCATGGGACTTGTCGCGTCGGCCGCGGCTCTCGTGCTTTTAGCCGCTCCCAAAGAACGGCGCATTGCGCTTCCGAACAGCCACTTTTTAATCCACCAGCCTTTGAGCGGCATAAAAGGCGTTGCGACCGAAATCGAAATTCATGCCAAAGAGCTTGAAAAAATGCGCGAGCGCATCAATAAGCTGATTTCCGAAGAAACGGGAAAGCCGCTCGCTCAGGTTGCAAAAGACACCGACCGCGATTGCTGGCTTAACGCAAACGAAGCGCTCGATTACGGCCTGATCAGCAAAATAGTATTTTCGCGCAAAGACTTAAAAAAATAA
- the ybaK gene encoding Cys-tRNA(Pro) deacylase — translation MSKTNAMRILEKLNINYRTFEYEDNADHKLELGAAERIAEKAGAAPESVFKTIVMQSDTKEIAVFCVPADKEVNLKKARAVCGAKTMESVKSESLLSLTGYVRGGCSPIGMKRRFPVFIDSSVLKHETVYVSAGVRGTQLLLSPSDLIRAAQAQTADIAG, via the coding sequence ATGTCGAAAACAAACGCAATGCGTATTTTGGAAAAACTGAATATAAACTACCGCACCTTCGAATACGAAGACAACGCCGACCACAAGCTTGAATTGGGGGCCGCGGAGCGAATCGCCGAAAAGGCGGGAGCCGCGCCGGAAAGCGTTTTTAAAACAATCGTCATGCAAAGCGACACAAAGGAAATAGCCGTGTTTTGCGTACCGGCCGACAAAGAAGTAAACTTAAAAAAGGCGCGCGCCGTGTGCGGTGCAAAAACGATGGAAAGCGTCAAAAGCGAATCGCTTTTAAGCCTTACCGGCTATGTGCGCGGCGGCTGCTCGCCGATCGGCATGAAGCGCCGCTTTCCCGTATTTATCGATTCGTCCGTTTTAAAACACGAAACCGTATACGTAAGCGCAGGCGTTCGCGGTACACAGCTTTTACTTTCGCCTTCCGATCTTATACGCGCTGCGCAAGCGCAAACGGCCGACATCGCCGGCTGA
- a CDS encoding SAM hydrolase/SAM-dependent halogenase family protein produces the protein MGKPLVFQSDFGYDDGAVSAMYGVAYSVSGDIKVFDVTHNIPQYNIWEASYRLIQTVNYWPKGTVFVSVVDPGVGSTRRSIVALTEAGQYIVTPDNGTLTHIKRLSSVCEARVIDESVNRLPNSGESYTFHGRDIYAYTGARLASGTISYEQVGPSVAVSSIVELPVSEPLVHDSSIKGSIDVLDVRFGSLWTNISRRLFNSLGIAYGGKVEVIIENSTRLLYRNTLRYARSFDAVYVGEALVYVNSLDYLAVAINQGNFSKAYGVGTGAGWTITVQKPAD, from the coding sequence ATGGGCAAACCTTTGGTTTTTCAATCGGACTTCGGGTATGACGACGGCGCGGTAAGCGCCATGTACGGCGTTGCGTACAGCGTATCCGGAGATATAAAAGTTTTTGACGTTACGCACAACATTCCGCAATATAATATTTGGGAAGCTTCGTACCGGCTTATTCAAACAGTCAATTATTGGCCGAAAGGCACGGTGTTCGTATCGGTCGTCGATCCGGGCGTGGGTTCTACGAGGCGCAGCATTGTCGCGCTGACGGAAGCGGGGCAGTACATCGTTACGCCGGACAACGGAACGCTTACGCACATAAAACGTTTGTCGTCCGTGTGCGAAGCGCGCGTCATAGACGAAAGCGTAAACCGCCTGCCGAATTCGGGTGAAAGTTATACGTTCCACGGCCGCGATATTTACGCGTATACGGGCGCGCGTCTTGCGTCCGGTACGATAAGCTACGAACAGGTAGGTCCTTCCGTTGCGGTTTCTTCCATCGTCGAATTGCCAGTATCGGAACCGCTTGTGCACGATTCTTCCATAAAGGGCTCGATCGACGTGCTCGACGTGCGTTTCGGCAGTTTATGGACGAATATTTCGCGCCGCCTGTTCAATTCACTCGGCATAGCCTACGGCGGCAAGGTCGAAGTCATTATAGAAAATTCGACGCGCCTTTTGTACCGCAATACGCTGCGTTATGCCCGGTCTTTCGATGCGGTGTATGTCGGCGAAGCGCTTGTTTATGTGAACAGCCTCGATTATTTGGCGGTCGCCATCAATCAGGGAAATTTCTCCAAAGCCTACGGAGTCGGAACGGGCGCGGGCTGGACTATCACCGTGCAAAAACCGGCCGATTGA
- a CDS encoding ABC transporter permease encodes MLQKLKAVDWRSNVIYLIFAGIILLFSVLLFDRGFLTGANLMNIARQTAMISIMAVGMTFVLSAEEIDLSFGSVVALSAIVTALLLRSTGSIFIAVTAGLLCGVFIGFINGLFVARIGIPSFLVTLGMSGIVLGLARWISHLQSIPVNNEFFTFIFGSGDIGPVPVLFIWMLLAAVIGHMVLKRTPFGRKVLATGGNKISALYSGVKVRSIKQAVLIINSALAAFSGILYAGRLHGARYTLGENEVMIVIAAVIIGGTSMFGGKGTVIGSVIGALIMGILNNGLILMGLSVDQQMIFRGLIIIVSVSLTMREKK; translated from the coding sequence GTGTTACAAAAATTGAAAGCCGTTGACTGGCGCAGCAATGTCATATATCTTATATTCGCAGGCATTATATTATTATTTTCCGTTCTTTTGTTCGACAGAGGTTTTCTGACGGGAGCAAACCTCATGAATATCGCCCGCCAAACGGCAATGATTTCGATAATGGCCGTAGGAATGACCTTCGTGCTTTCCGCTGAAGAAATCGATTTGTCCTTCGGTTCGGTGGTCGCTTTGTCGGCGATTGTTACGGCATTGCTGCTGCGCTCAACGGGAAGTATCTTCATTGCGGTCACGGCAGGCTTATTGTGCGGCGTTTTTATCGGTTTTATAAACGGCTTGTTCGTTGCGCGAATCGGGATCCCGTCATTTTTGGTTACGTTGGGTATGAGCGGCATCGTGCTGGGACTCGCCCGCTGGATAAGCCACCTTCAATCCATTCCGGTGAACAACGAATTTTTTACGTTTATATTCGGATCCGGAGATATCGGGCCGGTACCCGTTCTTTTTATTTGGATGCTGCTTGCTGCGGTTATCGGACACATGGTACTAAAGCGTACGCCTTTCGGGCGCAAAGTTTTGGCTACCGGCGGAAACAAAATATCCGCCCTGTATTCGGGCGTAAAAGTCCGCAGCATTAAGCAGGCTGTTTTGATAATCAATTCGGCGTTGGCCGCTTTTTCGGGGATTCTCTATGCAGGCAGATTGCACGGGGCGCGCTATACCTTGGGCGAAAACGAAGTTATGATTGTTATAGCAGCCGTAATCATCGGCGGAACATCGATGTTCGGAGGCAAGGGCACGGTTATCGGTTCCGTTATCGGCGCGCTTATAATGGGCATATTGAATAACGGCCTCATCCTCATGGGATTATCCGTAGACCAGCAAATGATATTTCGCGGTTTGATTATCATTGTATCCGTTTCACTTACGATGAGAGAGAAAAAATAA
- a CDS encoding substrate-binding domain-containing protein: protein MKKQKNIYFSLTVCLLLVSAVFAFARGGQESGKKEDFVYETRGPQGEPPASYESITLTKADTEKLKAGNYKAAILMHTSADWTNAVIAGAEAQFKALGIKVVAVTDAEMDPNKQRTDIETTLALKPDIIITLVIDPVSGAVALRQAVDKGAKIVLISNLPSGFVHGKDYVGIVTDDLFQMGKATAEMIGDSLNGKGDVALIFHDAAYYVTNQRDKAVEAVLKRDYPGIRIVTKKGIANPSDGDTIASAIITQFPNVQAIYAPWDTIAEGVVAGVRAAGRKDIGVFTMDLGANNAMDLVKGGNMKGMVADLPFVLGETLAKMGALSVLNKPTPAFVTVPAIKVDKTNIGTQWEKSLNRPLPRDVRSAM from the coding sequence ATGAAAAAACAAAAAAACATCTATTTTTCACTCACCGTATGTCTGCTGCTTGTATCCGCAGTTTTCGCCTTTGCGCGCGGCGGACAAGAGAGTGGAAAGAAAGAAGATTTTGTGTACGAAACACGGGGGCCGCAGGGGGAACCGCCTGCAAGCTATGAAAGCATCACTTTGACGAAAGCCGATACGGAAAAGCTGAAGGCAGGAAACTACAAAGCGGCGATTTTAATGCACACCTCGGCCGATTGGACAAATGCCGTCATTGCCGGAGCCGAAGCGCAGTTCAAGGCATTAGGTATAAAAGTTGTCGCCGTTACCGATGCGGAAATGGATCCGAATAAGCAAAGAACCGATATCGAAACGACTTTGGCCTTAAAACCCGATATTATTATTACGCTGGTCATAGATCCGGTAAGCGGTGCGGTTGCATTGCGCCAAGCCGTCGACAAAGGAGCTAAAATCGTTTTAATAAGCAATCTGCCTTCAGGCTTTGTTCACGGTAAAGATTATGTGGGAATCGTTACGGACGACCTCTTTCAAATGGGAAAAGCGACAGCTGAAATGATCGGAGATTCCTTAAACGGCAAAGGCGATGTTGCCCTGATTTTTCATGACGCGGCATATTACGTAACAAACCAAAGAGACAAGGCGGTGGAAGCCGTGCTGAAACGCGATTATCCGGGTATACGTATTGTTACAAAAAAAGGAATAGCAAATCCGTCCGACGGAGATACGATCGCATCGGCGATTATAACGCAGTTCCCGAACGTACAGGCAATTTACGCGCCTTGGGATACCATTGCCGAAGGTGTTGTTGCGGGCGTTCGCGCGGCGGGCAGAAAAGATATCGGTGTATTTACCATGGATTTGGGAGCAAACAATGCAATGGATTTGGTAAAAGGCGGGAATATGAAAGGCATGGTAGCCGACCTTCCCTTCGTATTGGGAGAAACGCTCGCCAAAATGGGAGCGCTAAGCGTACTTAACAAACCCACGCCGGCCTTTGTAACGGTTCCCGCTATAAAAGTAGATAAAACCAATATCGGTACGCAGTGGGAAAAGTCTTTAAACAGGCCGCTTCCCCGGGACGTACGTTCCGCAATGTAA
- a CDS encoding LuxR C-terminal-related transcriptional regulator, whose product MTTNKDTAIINMLQDLVDSKESAEKQLCLFESILSKNNIYFLIFDAAGSVCRHNIPDKKKLSTLDDCEYILHKKNIAQIKKLMELSLSSENEDIETTLKNDLLEFTFFASSAFKELFFLQVTMPTQNQQRLPDAPELKLEKIQEALAFLDEIRNINSSEKRELIEKMRNYYLGGIEKLQTAINDPLISLCLDIIRKNLEEFIQPAGNVSDLYSILTPSEIKVAEFIRMGKTSKDIADALDIAQKTVENHRNNLRDKLGLRNKGVNLRSYLLQLNP is encoded by the coding sequence ATGACGACAAACAAAGATACGGCGATTATAAACATGCTGCAGGATTTGGTCGATTCCAAAGAATCCGCCGAAAAGCAGCTGTGTCTATTCGAGAGTATTTTATCGAAAAACAATATTTATTTTTTGATTTTCGATGCGGCCGGTTCCGTTTGCCGTCATAATATACCGGATAAAAAAAAACTGAGTACGCTTGACGATTGCGAATATATCCTTCACAAAAAAAATATCGCGCAGATAAAAAAGCTGATGGAACTTTCGCTCTCTTCAGAAAATGAAGACATCGAAACAACGCTGAAAAACGATTTACTCGAGTTTACTTTTTTTGCGAGCAGTGCGTTCAAAGAGCTCTTTTTTCTTCAAGTTACAATGCCGACTCAAAACCAACAGCGTCTTCCCGACGCTCCGGAATTAAAACTCGAAAAAATTCAGGAAGCGCTTGCGTTTCTTGATGAAATACGCAATATCAATTCGTCTGAAAAGCGCGAGCTTATAGAAAAAATGCGGAATTATTATCTAGGCGGCATCGAAAAACTGCAAACGGCAATAAACGATCCGCTCATTTCTCTCTGCCTCGACATTATACGAAAAAATCTCGAAGAATTTATACAACCCGCGGGAAACGTTTCCGATTTATACAGTATCCTGACGCCGTCGGAAATAAAAGTTGCCGAATTTATACGAATGGGAAAAACATCAAAAGATATTGCGGACGCACTCGATATCGCACAAAAAACGGTCGAAAATCATCGGAATAATTTACGGGATAAATTGGGGTTACGCAACAAAGGCGTAAACTTACGCTCTTACTTGTTGCAGCTTAATCCGTAG
- the mazG gene encoding nucleoside triphosphate pyrophosphohydrolase, giving the protein MNDMQKNNTEAAVSPVVNERAAKAASSYKNLYEIIKTLRAPGGCPWDREQTPLTLRTTLLEETYEALEAINEAYEDAPSAEACIHAKEELGDVMLNISMIAYMFEQEGAFTVSDVLDGVCEKLVRRHPHVFPESSGKAVALGETKTAEQVLTQWEAIKQKVEGRTGKSILDEVSKGLEPLTRAYKMQKKAAKKGFDWSDISAVRAKVFEEIAELDEALAGADTHADNGSPGSAPDMRHSEEEFGDILFALVNWARHLHIDPAVALERANAKFRKRFTYVENECRNRGIEMKKENLQAMDALWDEAKRTL; this is encoded by the coding sequence ATGAACGATATGCAAAAAAACAATACGGAGGCCGCAGTTTCCCCCGTTGTAAATGAACGTGCCGCAAAGGCGGCATCTTCATACAAAAATCTGTACGAAATTATCAAAACGCTGCGCGCTCCCGGCGGCTGTCCGTGGGACAGGGAACAAACGCCGCTTACGCTGCGGACAACTCTTTTGGAAGAAACCTACGAAGCGCTGGAAGCAATAAACGAAGCCTATGAAGATGCGCCGTCAGCCGAAGCGTGCATTCACGCAAAAGAGGAATTGGGCGACGTTATGTTGAATATTTCGATGATTGCATACATGTTTGAACAGGAAGGCGCCTTTACCGTTTCCGACGTGCTCGACGGCGTATGCGAAAAACTTGTGCGGCGCCATCCGCATGTGTTCCCCGAATCTTCCGGCAAGGCGGTCGCGCTCGGAGAAACGAAAACCGCCGAGCAAGTGCTGACGCAGTGGGAAGCCATCAAACAAAAGGTCGAAGGGCGTACGGGCAAAAGCATCCTCGATGAAGTGTCCAAAGGCCTTGAACCTTTAACCCGTGCGTATAAGATGCAAAAAAAGGCGGCGAAAAAAGGTTTCGACTGGAGCGATATTTCCGCCGTTCGTGCCAAAGTATTTGAAGAGATTGCCGAACTCGACGAAGCGCTTGCCGGCGCAGATACTCATGCCGATAACGGTTCCCCCGGAAGCGCTCCGGACATGCGGCACAGCGAAGAAGAATTCGGCGATATTTTATTCGCTTTGGTAAATTGGGCTCGGCACTTGCATATAGACCCCGCCGTTGCGCTTGAAAGGGCGAATGCAAAATTCCGCAAACGCTTTACATATGTCGAAAACGAGTGCCGTAATCGCGGCATCGAAATGAAAAAAGAAAACCTTCAAGCAATGGATGCATTGTGGGACGAAGCAAAACGCACGCTGTAG
- a CDS encoding glycoside hydrolase family 3 protein, whose product MHTTNDIKSIINKMSVKQKVGQLFLLAYPGKNPEIIKPLIDEYGIAGCYISQDNAETFDEAEQISSKLQAMASQTQNGIPLILGVDQEGSWGVLVPESHTGPGNLALGALSDSIRVADMYRVLGEEMLSVGYNALLGPCADVNLTPDSPIIGARSFGEDPEKVARCVAYAVQGCTVSGALATLKHFPGHGSTSGDTHREIPRVERTLYELFKTDLLPFIKGVEAGADIVMTSHILYPKIDPENPATLSPVILKDILRNRIGFKGIILSDSMNMGAIRKFYDPAESTLLALKAGVDIVMLSEEHYDHSADYLDKQLASLRKAEEAVKSGKLSVQEVDEKLFRILSLKLNKMQLRTPRLSAQRYSEAERIQNDISDQCVQVLQKGLWPLPKAGTRICINAAPETAYRSLTNARGIGPNQKKTAYEYFKETLEKSGENFIYLNHNEALAENEDRFKRAEAILIVTEDYPLPGEDFPKAEQEKLAQKLATKYAEKTVIVGLRSPYEIKLYPKNVTYLCAFSSRGCAAKSAAKAILQFPQM is encoded by the coding sequence ATGCATACGACAAACGATATAAAATCGATTATAAATAAAATGAGCGTAAAGCAAAAAGTCGGGCAGCTTTTTTTGCTTGCATACCCGGGTAAAAACCCCGAAATCATTAAGCCGCTTATAGACGAATACGGGATTGCCGGATGTTATATCAGTCAGGACAATGCGGAAACATTTGATGAAGCCGAGCAAATAAGCTCAAAACTGCAGGCAATGGCATCCCAAACTCAAAACGGAATACCGCTCATCCTCGGCGTCGATCAGGAAGGCTCATGGGGTGTTCTGGTTCCCGAATCGCATACGGGCCCGGGCAATTTGGCGCTCGGGGCACTCTCGGATTCGATTCGCGTTGCCGATATGTATCGGGTATTGGGGGAAGAAATGCTTTCCGTCGGATATAACGCTTTACTCGGTCCGTGCGCCGACGTAAACCTTACGCCCGATTCGCCGATAATCGGGGCACGCTCCTTCGGCGAAGATCCGGAAAAAGTTGCACGCTGTGTCGCATATGCCGTGCAAGGCTGTACCGTGTCGGGCGCACTTGCAACATTAAAACATTTTCCCGGCCACGGCAGCACCTCGGGCGATACGCACCGTGAAATACCGCGCGTAGAGCGGACGCTCTACGAATTATTTAAAACCGACCTTTTGCCGTTTATAAAAGGTGTGGAGGCCGGCGCGGACATTGTTATGACCAGCCATATTTTGTACCCGAAAATCGATCCGGAAAATCCCGCAACGCTGTCGCCTGTCATTCTAAAAGACATACTCAGAAATCGTATCGGTTTTAAAGGGATTATCCTTTCGGATTCGATGAATATGGGCGCAATACGGAAATTTTACGATCCTGCCGAATCGACATTACTTGCCTTAAAAGCCGGCGTCGATATAGTCATGCTTTCGGAAGAACACTACGATCATTCGGCGGATTATTTGGATAAACAATTGGCATCGCTTCGTAAAGCCGAAGAAGCCGTAAAAAGCGGCAAACTTTCCGTTCAAGAGGTAGACGAAAAACTTTTCAGAATATTGTCGCTTAAATTGAATAAAATGCAACTACGAACACCTCGATTAAGTGCGCAACGCTATTCCGAAGCCGAACGCATTCAAAACGATATAAGCGATCAATGTGTTCAGGTTTTGCAAAAGGGCCTTTGGCCGCTGCCGAAAGCGGGAACCCGTATTTGCATCAATGCGGCGCCCGAAACGGCATACCGCTCTTTAACAAACGCAAGAGGAATCGGACCGAACCAAAAGAAAACCGCGTATGAATATTTTAAAGAAACGCTGGAAAAATCGGGGGAAAACTTCATCTATTTGAATCATAACGAGGCACTGGCCGAGAACGAAGATCGGTTCAAACGGGCCGAAGCGATTCTTATCGTTACGGAAGATTACCCGCTTCCCGGAGAAGATTTTCCCAAGGCCGAACAGGAAAAGCTTGCGCAAAAACTGGCAACGAAATATGCCGAAAAAACCGTGATAGTAGGCTTGAGAAGCCCGTACGAAATAAAATTATATCCGAAAAACGTTACGTATCTTTGCGCTTTTTCAAGCCGGGGATGTGCGGCAAAGTCGGCGGCAAAAGCAATTTTACAATTTCCGCAAATGTGA